The Candidatus Brocadiaceae bacterium genome includes the window TTCTCTCTATTTCTGTATTTTCATACTCAAGTTGCAATTCATAGAGCTCAGGACGTTTTTCCATGGCAATTTTTATTGCTTCTTTTAGCTCGGGTCTTTTAGACTCAAAAACCGGTTTGTCTCTCGGGACAACAGTTACGTCGGAAATGATTCCATCCCCAGCAAAATTCATGATTTTTTTCAATTCGTCCTCTCTGTCTTTCACTGCATTTTCTAATGAAATGATTCTTTCTATCCGTGCGGCCACACCAGATTCCGCATCAATAATTTCGATCGGAGCGAGGGTGCCCGTTTCAACTTCTATCTTGTTCTTTCTTAATAAGTCCTCAGCCAGTTCCAGAGATTTTCTGGCAACCTTTAGGTCTTCTATAGCCTTGATAAGGCTCCAATATGCGATTTGAACTTCATCAGAAATTTCCATTGCGGTGTTTTTGAACTGGGCAAAAGAAATCTTTTTATTGTTTCGGGCAATAAAGATCGGACTCCTGTTATAAAACAAACCACCGCCTTTCAATAAAGGCTGTGTCAGCTTTACTTCTATAAAGCTGGAATAGCTTGGGTTAAGGAGAGTAAATGGACTCGGATCAATAAAACTCTTGAATACATTATATTCCATTGACACATTCGCGCCGGTCATGAGCTTCGATTGAATTATGGCATCGGCTGTCTTTCCCTCATGGGTAAATGGAGTGATCACTGTTGTTTCCTCCAGGCCTGTCGTCAGGATATTGGCTGTAGGCACCTCGCTGTTATCAATACTGCCGCTTAAGTTCAGGACAGGATCAAATGCTGATTTTTCCACGGTAATGTCAAAATCCTTTACCTGTGTATCCAGTCTTGATATTTCAATATCAAAATTATTCCGAAGGGCATATACAATACTTTCCGCAAGGCTTATGTTGAGAAATTTTACATTTGTCGCCATTTCCACAGAGGTATTTGATGAAGATGCAGTTTGTTCCCCGGTCGCATTTTCATCACCGAAGGAATGGTCACAGGAAAAAAGAAACAGGGTCAGGACGAAAAAAGAAAAAAAAATTGGCAAATGTAAATTCCTTGCAAACGCACAATGCCTTGTTCCTTCGCTGCTCCTTTGTAATAAAAGGTTATTGTAAAAGATCATTTGGAACCGACAGTTGTGCCCGTAATGTTTTGTATCATGTTTTCTTCTGTGTGCGTCCATTCCACCCTATACCCAATTCTCCTCATCCATAAAACCACAATCACCCAAAGCGCATTGCTCTTCATTCTCTGCCGTCTTGCCGGGCTCATCATCCGAGAATTCTTTAACCGGTTTTTGCGGCAGGGTGAAATAGACTACCTTATCAGTGTTTTCGACTATCTTAACTTCCACTCCATCCGGTATTTCTACCCCATTCGCCTTCAAAACAGAGCCCGGATTATTCAACAAATTTCTCTTAAACTCCTCGTCCTTCCATGCCTTTTCCACGATTTTGCCAAATGGGTTCTGATGTTTTTCTGTATCTGACATGCTTCTTCTACCTCCTAACAGTATATAGTAATTGGAATTTATTCTACAATCTACTCCTGCCTGTGTCCATAGTGTTTTTCGCTTATGCGGGAGAGTTGCACGACAAGATATGCAGATGAAAGCTTGGCAATCTCATATTCCACAAAATACTTTGTGCGTCTGCCCCTTGTGCCTCATCCTTCATACGTATGTTTTGTGGATTTCTTCCGTTTCTGAACGTTTTTTAAACAGTCTAGTCAAGAATTTCTTATCTGTTTCGTCCAGTTGACAGTACAGGTGAATAGCAAGTTTCGTTAAATATTTCATTTTTTTGCAATAAGAAACGTCCGGTTTGAATAGTTTGCCATGCACTGCCTTGTTTACATATAGGCATCCGCCACCGCAGAAATATTTTACCCAGCACGATGAACACTCCTCACGCCGGGCAACGATGCCTCGTTGATACACCTCCCTGTCGAGGGCGCCATTAAACACATTGCTAAGCTTTGTTCCTTCATCTCCAGCAAATCTGTGACAGGGATACACCCCTCCAGATGAAGACACGCTCAAATACCCACGTCCCGCGCCGCAGCCATAGTAACGTTTCCGCTTTAAAAATATTTGCTCTATGATCCGCGCTATAACAGAAAACCTGTTTTTATCATCCCTGTTCTTTATGCCATGCAAAACCTCGCATGCCTCCGTCTCGTAATACTCCAGCATCCTTAACAAATTACCTGTTTTACCGATTCCGGTTTTGTTCAAAAGCCCAGGCGTTGCCTCGCTCACATGACATGTAGAAAAACCTATTTTCTTTATTGCCTCAGAAATACTTGACGGATGCTCATTATCTGTGACGGTTGCCCGGCATGATGCATCGGGCATCGCTGTGAGGAGTTTCTTTATATTACTCGCCACGGCAGCAAACGAACCCTGCCCGTCCTTAAAAGGCCTGTTTATGTCCTGCGCAGGCCCGTCAAAACTAATGAGAGGACTGATTTTATGTTCTTTCAGGTACGTAATTATTTCATTACTGAGAAGTGTCCCATTTGTCGTAATACCAAATCGAATTTCTTTTCCTAACTTACCGGAACGTTTTTCCGCATATTCCACCACTTTCCGCATAAGGGGAAAATTGAGAAGCGGCTCGCCGCCAAAGAAGTTTATCGCAAGCTTTTTCGTCTCCCCTGAGCGCTCTATAAGCCAGTCAACAGAACGGAACGCCGTCTTCTTGTCCATTAACCCCTCTTCCCCGTATTCCCCTTCATTGCCATAGCAGTATACGCATTTCAGGTTACACCTTTGAGCTATGTTTAAGGAAAGGGCGTGAACGGGCAGCCGGGAAAGATCTTCTGCGGATGATTTTTCCCGTAAAACATCTCCATCTGTTTTTGTTTCCCTGGACCCTCCCCACATCGGAGCATCCTTTACCAGTTCCAACCGTATGAGTTCATCCATAATGGATCGAGGCATCGGGATATTGGGGGGGTTTACTGAAATTTTACCAAGCATTGCCGCAAATCGTTTCTCTATTTTGCAGGGGATTACCTTTTCTCTATTAAACAAGTAGATATTTCCCTTATATTCAAAAATATGATATGGCAAAAGCGATACGTTGTAGTAGCACGTTATGCCGTTCAATTCTATATCGTAATATGAATGCGCCATGGAAATATCTGAAAGAGATAAAATGTATTTCGCAGACTTCAAACGGCGTGGCAGCCGCCAGCAGATTAAAAAAACTTCTTCAGCGCCTAAACGAAAATAAATGCCAGGGCAGGAATTTGACGTTTTTCACAAGGACAGGACCTGTAAAGGAGCCAAACGAAGCATATCGTATACACACACATAAATCAAATAATAACTTTCTCAAACGATGAATTTTGCTTTCACCATACGGCCTTTGAGCCATATCAAACAAATTGAGAATGATCT containing:
- a CDS encoding TolC family protein; protein product: MPIFFSFFVLTLFLFSCDHSFGDENATGEQTASSSNTSVEMATNVKFLNISLAESIVYALRNNFDIEISRLDTQVKDFDITVEKSAFDPVLNLSGSIDNSEVPTANILTTGLEETTVITPFTHEGKTADAIIQSKLMTGANVSMEYNVFKSFIDPSPFTLLNPSYSSFIEVKLTQPLLKGGGLFYNRSPIFIARNNKKISFAQFKNTAMEISDEVQIAYWSLIKAIEDLKVARKSLELAEDLLRKNKIEVETGTLAPIEIIDAESGVAARIERIISLENAVKDREDELKKIMNFAGDGIISDVTVVPRDKPVFESKRPELKEAIKIAMEKRPELYELQLEYENTEIERKQRKNELYPALDFTGGIRYSGLGNKVSAANDSTFSEDFQGEFFMLTLEVPIGNRAARSEYNKSKLEKRQARLNISKKELDIVIEVREAVRAVLSNNKLVLATKKARELAEERLVVEEKKYRVGRSTNLEILRAQEFLTIQAALEIKAVIDHKISLGNLEKAKGTILDVYNIQLEEETTDGKLKIE
- a CDS encoding NHLP leader peptide family RiPP precursor; the encoded protein is MSDTEKHQNPFGKIVEKAWKDEEFKRNLLNNPGSVLKANGVEIPDGVEVKIVENTDKVVYFTLPQKPVKEFSDDEPGKTAENEEQCALGDCGFMDEENWV
- a CDS encoding radical SAM protein codes for the protein MKSAKYILSLSDISMAHSYYDIELNGITCYYNVSLLPYHIFEYKGNIYLFNREKVIPCKIEKRFAAMLGKISVNPPNIPMPRSIMDELIRLELVKDAPMWGGSRETKTDGDVLREKSSAEDLSRLPVHALSLNIAQRCNLKCVYCYGNEGEYGEEGLMDKKTAFRSVDWLIERSGETKKLAINFFGGEPLLNFPLMRKVVEYAEKRSGKLGKEIRFGITTNGTLLSNEIITYLKEHKISPLISFDGPAQDINRPFKDGQGSFAAVASNIKKLLTAMPDASCRATVTDNEHPSSISEAIKKIGFSTCHVSEATPGLLNKTGIGKTGNLLRMLEYYETEACEVLHGIKNRDDKNRFSVIARIIEQIFLKRKRYYGCGAGRGYLSVSSSGGVYPCHRFAGDEGTKLSNVFNGALDREVYQRGIVARREECSSCWVKYFCGGGCLYVNKAVHGKLFKPDVSYCKKMKYLTKLAIHLYCQLDETDKKFLTRLFKKRSETEEIHKTYV